Below is a window of Pochonia chlamydosporia 170 chromosome 7, whole genome shotgun sequence DNA.
aaacaCCCAGCGGCTAGCCGACCCTCTTTGGCCACCAAGATGCCATCATTCTGAGCCAAGACCGCCTTTTCTATCCGGCTTCATTGGTCTTTAGGCTGTATCCACTCCACTAGAACCCGTATTCCACCGTTATGTACTGCACATATGTTTTAATTACGCGTCCACTCTGTCTGgcgttggccttgtcaacTATTGGATATTATCCtagttgatgatggtgactGGTCAAGTGATTGAGGGATTTGCTGTCATGTTCGGTACCAAGTAAATAGTGTTGGTCAGCCTGCAGGCCATCAGATGGTCTCGGACATCCAGTGGCTCTCAGGGGCAAAACTGTTTTCAGACTCTCTATCCCATCTCTTATCTTGTGGATGGACTGTATTCCGAAATTGTTGACTATTTTACCCCTTAGAAAACTTTCTTCTACCTATGAACTTCACTGAATGCCATACAGACGAGTCATAATGGCTGCCCTTCGAAATACTCTTACTCTTATGCTTGTCTTCGTCGGTTCTTACACATTGTTCTCCATCCAAAAACCACTCAGAGGTCCAAATAGTCTTCAACGGCCGTATTATGGATCGGGTTTGTATGATTGGGGACTATTAGGCCTTAATCCTGCTCAACATTATCAATCCTTTACCGGAAGTTCCATCAAACCGAACGTGATACGGACGGACGACCGATGCAGCTACGGCTGGTTCTTCGTTGAGCCCCTGAATCGTCTCGCACAACAGCCGTTCATGATATTTGATCATGATCTGAACCTTGTCTGGACACCAACAGCCCCTGAATGGAAGAATGCCAGAGATGCCAAAGTGCAAAGCCTCGACGGAAACAACTATATCACATTCCTGTACGGCTCAGAAACGTCTGTCGGCGGTCAGGGGTATGCCTTGGTATGTTCCGCCATAGAACTTGTCACAGCTTTTAACAGCCAAACACGGCGTCAAGAATATCATGAACTGATGCCAGCATTCGTAGATTGACAACACTTACCGGCTTTACAAAACGGTCGAACCTGTCGGCGTCCTCGGCTATTTGTCCGGACTTCGCCTTACATCAGACGGCACAGCGTtaatcatcatccatcatgccTCGACACACCCCAATAAGAAACCCAAGGACATTGACACCGTTTTCCAGGAAATCGACCTGGACTCGGGGAAGCTACTCTTTGAGTGGCGAGCCTCAGATTTCATACACGGATCTGGCCAACCTAGCAATCCCAACCCAACtttctttcaacttcaaaaTGTTGACAAAGATGCCGACGGCAACTACCTCGTATCCTCCGGTAACACTATCCTTTGCATCAGTAAAGAAAATGGAAAGGCTCTCTGGCAACTTGGCGGCAGTGGCAACGAGTTCCGAGATGAATCTGCTGGGTCCGCTACCTCCTTGTCAAACCATCATGTTGCCTCTTGGCATAATAACACGACACTCCTTGTCACAAACAACAACCACGGGGACAACAGAAGCAACATCTTGATTTATGTCAAACTCTCATTTGATAAAATGACGGCGACTGTCATCAAAGACATCAGCCCACCCGTTGACACTTCTTCCAAAATGGACACATTTCAACTTTTAGGCAACGACCATATCCTTGCACAGGACACGACGACTTCCAAGGTCATCGAGTCGTCAGTCAATGAGACGTTTTGCGAAGTAGATTTCGCTCCTTCTCGTCTCTCATCAAGGTGGACTACAAAGTACCACGTGTCCAAGTATGAATGGTCTGCAAACCCTCAGACGTCGCCGGACATTGCCGTTCGCCCTGATGAAGGTGCTATCTACGTTAGTTGGAATGGTGGAACAGACATAGATGCTTGGATATTGCAGAGTGGACCTAAGACCGAAGGAACCGTCTTTATTGACCATTTGAGGATATCGAAAACGAGCTTCGAAACGCGAATCGAACTGCCGAGACGAACCGAAGAGTACATAAGGGTCGTGGCGTTGGACAAGAAGTGGAAGATGGCTTCACACTCTGTGGCGGTTTCGAGGCACGTTCCCTTTGGTGGAAGTAGGCGTGTGCCAGTAttgctggctttggcagaAGGGATCTTTAGGATTCGTACCCGCATCATTCTACTGGCCCTTGTGTTTTGTATAATGCTGTATTGTTATCTCGGTGCTTGCTTGCCTCTGTTTCGCAAGATGAGGCATCCGAATTCACCTCGGGCGAGAAAGAATCTGTAACGGTTTCTGAGGATCGAGGAATGATGTTGTTGACGTTTCAGCAATCATTTTGCTTGAGGTGTATTTCTGCAGTGTCGCAACAACCTGCCAGGGTCTTCGTTATGTATTTAGAGGTATCTTGTCATACCATACTCTCTTTCCAAGTGCTTTAGCAGCCGTTTTGAGACCCAAGGGGCGGCAATTTAGTCCTCCCGTTCGCACATACAGCACGTCGGGTTTAACCAAAACTCTCTTTAGTTATTCAGTAGTAGTAATAAGGCACCCGGCGGGAATTTGATTATCCTTTGTATATAAGGTCGTCCTTATTCTAAGCTTCGTGAACCTGATATCCGACCCGGCATACGTCGCTTTCGTCAGTTTCCGAATTGCAGCTCATCAGCGGCTTTCTAGTCATGCGATTGTGATAATCGTTTATACTCGTTCGTGTCGGCCTGTGAAGGGCCACCACGATGCCCGCCAACTTCTGCACCGCAAGCCATGTCAAACCAGCAGTAACCTGAAGGAAGAGCCCTAGGGTCACAGCGCCATACGGGTCAAAAGCCACAACCGTTGACGAGGAATAGACCTTGAAGTACGAGCTCCCAAGAAGATCCCAATACTCTAGACTATAACAATAGAATGAAAGTATCTGAAATGCACTAGTTATCACACTAATTGGAGGAAACTCTGATCAGACCTGCAGTTCACAACAATACATGTACATCCAGCCACGCTTGACTTTGGACTTTACAAAACGAAACTATCTTCCGCCGCGCACAATTCATACATTCACACATTACCCATCGtcaccagtccagtctgcACCAGCACATGCGCGTTTGTGTGACTCATTGTGCACTCCAGGTCATCTGCGTATGCTTGTTCAATGCGGATTGTCCGGCGTCGTCTGGGGGGGGGCGCGCCGAATGCAATGATGGAGCAGGAACATACTTCCGCTGAAACTGAACGGCACGTCTATATGAGAGAGGGAACGGCCGCCCTACGTTGGTTGTTCGGATACTATGACAAACGACGATTACCTGGCTGGACGATTTGCCCACCCTGGCCGCACACACTATCCACCTGGCTGCCGAAAAAGCGAAAGACGCGATTCAGAGAGACAAGTTTGGTAGGTATGGATATCGACGAAATCAAGGAGCAAGATGGGATGCCAGTACAATTCCACATTGGCATATTCAGTCCTGCGTACCCAGGATCTGCATGACCAATGCCACTCACCTCCCTCAGACGCAGAGGATTTGAAACCAGATATCATACAATCCCGCCACTGGCTCGTTCAAAATAACCAGTATTATTCAAAAAACGACAATCTTTTCTGCTTTGGAAAACCGCGGTCTGTTCTGCTCTGTAAGTTGGAGGGACGCTTGAAAGGACTTCTCGCAAATTCCTCTCCATTAATTCTCGTTGTTCACGGAGGGCATCGTCAAACGACGCTCCTGCAAAagctcaacatcaaccttGCACCCGTCTTCACCCTCGATACGACAAGTTGCCCGCTTTCCACTCCAGATTTTCTACACCTTTCCCTAAAGCGGCTTCTCCAAGCATTTAGCATTCCCTTCACTGGCGACCGTCTCCACGTCGCTGGGAACGACGCACACTTTACACTCCGCGTTCTACTCATGATTGCTGTGACCGACGTACAACGGGAGCTGGACGAGGCTCCAGCGTGGGTGCCTGTGTTTGAAGCAATTGCCTGAGCTCCATTGTTTCACAAGAGGAAGCAGGGGGCAGCTTTGGAGCAGGGAGGAGTGCCGACATAGGTACGATGTGTGCAATACGCTGAAACGGGCGTCGAAGGGCAGCACTGACATTTATTGACCATGCCTCTGACGCCTTGTGTAGTCAGGCTCGGAGTCAGAGAGCCTTGGCAATAGCTTCAAGCGTGTAATAACATGGGGTTCAGCAGTATATTACCTTTTTATGGGCTGAAATGGGTTTTATAAGCATCGTCATGCGGAGATTTACATCTCGCAACAGGAATCTTAAGGTCAGTTTCCGGGCTACGGCATTGGTGTTGCTTTTGAAACAAGGTCGATGGTTGGAGTAAGCTGTGAGGGAAATGAAAGACCACGGGGAGGTTGGAGCTGATGAGCTCTTGAACATGTCCGGGGTAACTGCCCAGGTGGCTAGCAAGGAAAGGTAAGGTGGAGTTAATTGGTACGAGGTATTATTGAGTCGGTTGCCAAACCTTTTAAGAACTCAAGGAAGAATGAGGCAAATGCCCTTTGGCGTATGCCAGTATCAACTACCACGGCGCCACTTATCTGAGCAGCGGTGACATGAAGTATACGTTTTTTGTTATTAAGATTTCTCAGGCTTTCTCACAGTCGTAGCACGAATATACACTAGGCAGAAATGATGAGGCATGTTTAACGGCTACTATGGACGGTTCGAGGCAATGCGAGACTGAGTCGTTCATGTGAGGGTCTTGGTGCCTGTGCTTAAACCACAAACATCGACATGGCGTCTATGGAGAAAAAGATTTTCTTGTACCTAAGTACACACTAATACGGCTGGAAAACCCTGAGTATGTAGCGTAATATGTTACCCGGTCGATGTGATGGGCCGAGTGGCCACGAGCGACTGTGGAAGACCTACTTCGTTTTTTATGACTCTTGTAATGGTGGGTAAATAAATTGTTGTAAATTCACTTAACTTGCATAATATAAACAAAGTATAGCATTTAAAACTTTAGAGTAGATCTGGATGTATCGCCTCCTCCGACTTTTCTAAAAACAAATTACCCCATACATCCCCCTTTCCATCAACATACACAATCTCCATTACATTGGCCGTGAAGCTTACTTAAACTTATGACAACGACATTAGATAAACCAACTAAACTTCATTTTCTCTCATATTAAAGCATAACCGCAGCAACACCGGCAAGGCCCAATACCACAACAGCAGGCTTGATCTTGTCTCCGGCAGCAGTTACAACTGGAATACCAGTGGCATGCGTCTTAGACGGAGAAGTATGAGTCGCGGCGTTGCCAGTGGGCTGTGTAGATGAAGCGTGTATCGGAGCAACAGTAGTATCAGGGAGAGGAGTTTTCGACTTGGGTGTCTTTGTCGCCGGATTCTTAGACGTAGGTGTTTGGACAACCGGGCTTCCAACGACATGTGTTGAGCGAATCGGCGTCTGAAAAACAGGACTGCCAACAGTGTGCGTCGATTTGACAACTGTCCGGCTGGTGTTACAGTAGGTAGATACAGCACTCTGGACTACCGGACTGCCAACCGCATGTGTAGACTTGACACTCTGAACGACTGGCGTACCGACAGTATGAGTGGATACGGCGGTTTGGACGACAGGGCTTCCAACTGTGTGGGTTGACAAGACTGACGAAGTCTGGGCAACAGGACTGCCAAGGCGATGTGTTGACAAGACGCTGCTCTTGACCGGGGATGAAACTACCTG
It encodes the following:
- a CDS encoding arylsulfotransferase protein (similar to Neofusicoccum parvum UCRNP2 XP_007582029.1) yields the protein MAALRNTLTLMLVFVGSYTLFSIQKPLRGPNSLQRPYYGSGLYDWGLLGLNPAQHYQSFTGSSIKPNVIRTDDRCSYGWFFVEPLNRLAQQPFMIFDHDLNLVWTPTAPEWKNARDAKVQSLDGNNYITFLYGSETSVGGQGYALIDNTYRLYKTVEPVGVLGYLSGLRLTSDGTALIIIHHASTHPNKKPKDIDTVFQEIDLDSGKLLFEWRASDFIHGSGQPSNPNPTFFQLQNVDKDADGNYLVSSGNTILCISKENGKALWQLGGSGNEFRDESAGSATSLSNHHVASWHNNTTLLVTNNNHGDNRSNILIYVKLSFDKMTATVIKDISPPVDTSSKMDTFQLLGNDHILAQDTTTSKVIESSVNETFCEVDFAPSRLSSRWTTKYHVSKYEWSANPQTSPDIAVRPDEGAIYVSWNGGTDIDAWILQSGPKTEGTVFIDHLRISKTSFETRIELPRRTEEYIRVVALDKKWKMASHSVAVSRHVPFGGSRRVPVLLALAEGIFRIRTRIILLALVFCIMLYCYLGACLPLFRKMRHPNSPRARKNL
- a CDS encoding ribonuclease H-like protein (similar to Metarhizium robertsii ARSEF 23 XP_007826074.1) — encoded protein: MGCQYNSTLAYSVLRTQDLHDQCHSPPSDAEDLKPDIIQSRHWLVQNNQYYSKNDNLFCFGKPRSVLLCKLEGRLKGLLANSSPLILVVHGGHRQTTLLQKLNINLAPVFTLDTTSCPLSTPDFLHLSLKRLLQAFSIPFTGDRLHVAGNDAHFTLRVLLMIAVTDVQRELDEAPAWVPVFEAIA